The Niastella koreensis GR20-10 genome includes a window with the following:
- a CDS encoding efflux RND transporter periplasmic adaptor subunit, whose translation MLAKTKFTKATLDDVKNELRLYGKITADNSKLSQVFPIVGGNVIKVNVELGDYVKQNQVLAVIRSGEVAGYEKERLDAVNDVAIAEKNLQVAKDLFAGKLNSEKDLVAAEKELEKAKGALHRINEVYGIYNLKQGDLYNVTAPISGFIIEKNVTQNVLLNSNNVNNLFSIAQIDEVWVLANVNESDIGLISQGMDASIKTISYPDRVFTGKVDRIFNILDPDTKAMKVRIRIPNTDLALKPEMSATVSLRYNEKRKLITIPSSSIIFDKSKNWVMVYKDRSHIETRAIDVYRQSGDDAYILDGLQEGETVVCQNQLLIYDALND comes from the coding sequence ATGTTAGCAAAAACAAAGTTTACCAAAGCAACATTGGATGATGTAAAAAATGAATTGAGGTTATACGGAAAAATCACTGCTGACAACAGTAAACTGTCACAGGTATTTCCAATAGTAGGCGGCAATGTTATTAAAGTAAATGTAGAACTGGGAGATTACGTGAAACAGAACCAGGTACTGGCGGTTATCAGAAGTGGGGAAGTGGCCGGCTACGAAAAGGAACGTCTTGATGCTGTTAATGACGTAGCGATCGCCGAAAAAAATCTGCAGGTGGCCAAAGACTTGTTTGCAGGTAAATTAAACTCTGAAAAAGACCTGGTAGCCGCAGAAAAGGAACTGGAAAAGGCCAAAGGCGCTTTACACCGCATCAATGAAGTGTATGGTATTTATAATTTGAAGCAGGGGGATTTGTATAATGTCACTGCGCCTATCAGTGGATTTATTATTGAAAAAAATGTCACGCAAAATGTACTGTTAAACAGTAATAATGTAAACAATCTATTCTCTATTGCACAAATTGATGAGGTATGGGTACTGGCAAATGTGAACGAATCTGATATCGGATTAATATCGCAGGGAATGGATGCTTCCATTAAAACCATCAGTTACCCCGACAGGGTATTTACCGGCAAAGTAGATCGCATCTTTAATATTCTCGATCCCGATACAAAAGCCATGAAAGTACGCATCCGGATCCCTAATACCGACCTGGCCCTGAAACCGGAAATGAGTGCAACTGTATCGTTGCGTTACAACGAGAAAAGAAAACTTATCACGATCCCATCCTCTTCAATAATATTCGACAAAAGCAAAAACTGGGTAATGGTGTATAAAGACCGCAGTCATATAGAGACGAGGGCAATAGACGTTTACCGCCAGTCAGGTGACGATGCTTATATTTTGGATGGGCTACAGGAGGGGGAAACAGTAGTTTGTCAAAACCAGCTGTTGATCTATGATGCGTTGAATGATTAA